One window from the genome of Candidatus Margulisiibacteriota bacterium encodes:
- a CDS encoding 6-phosphofructokinase — translation MAKKLNIIGVMTAGGDAPGMNPAIRAVVRTAVFHGVKVFGVEKGWYGAINDHIHELTAHSVSGIINRGGTFLHTKRCPEFKEKNNRHKAVINFRKYGIEGLVVIGGDGSMRASVALINDFKLPINVVPASIDNDIPGTDFTIGFDTAVNTAMEAIDKIRDTADSHERLFVIEVMGRHNGFIAADVALVCGAEIVIIPEVKHNIEAIAAKINKGRQRGKESFIVVVAEGAESGSSVRDKLAKRLPDMDIRVSVLGHIQRGGSPSAFSRELAGKLGATAAELLIHGKSGLLVGTKSDRVNPVPLNKVGKLIKKIELEQLRIAEMLSV, via the coding sequence ATGGCAAAAAAATTAAATATTATTGGAGTAATGACCGCGGGAGGGGACGCTCCCGGGATGAACCCGGCGATCAGGGCGGTGGTCAGGACAGCGGTGTTTCATGGGGTTAAAGTATTTGGCGTAGAAAAGGGGTGGTATGGGGCGATCAACGACCATATTCATGAGCTGACGGCGCATTCGGTCAGCGGGATAATCAATCGGGGGGGGACTTTTCTTCATACCAAGCGCTGTCCCGAGTTTAAAGAAAAAAACAATCGGCATAAAGCGGTTATTAATTTCAGGAAATATGGGATCGAGGGGTTGGTCGTTATCGGCGGCGACGGTTCAATGAGGGCGTCGGTCGCTTTGATCAATGACTTTAAACTGCCGATCAATGTCGTTCCCGCCTCGATCGATAATGATATTCCTGGGACCGATTTTACCATTGGTTTTGACACCGCGGTCAACACTGCAATGGAAGCGATCGACAAGATCCGGGATACCGCCGATTCCCACGAGCGGCTTTTTGTGATCGAGGTGATGGGGCGGCATAACGGTTTTATTGCCGCTGATGTGGCGCTGGTTTGCGGCGCCGAGATCGTCATTATCCCGGAAGTGAAGCACAATATAGAAGCCATCGCGGCCAAGATCAACAAAGGACGCCAGAGAGGGAAAGAGAGCTTTATAGTGGTGGTGGCCGAAGGAGCGGAGTCAGGCAGTTCAGTCAGGGATAAGCTTGCCAAACGATTGCCTGACATGGATATTCGGGTTTCGGTCCTGGGACATATTCAAAGAGGGGGATCGCCGAGCGCGTTCTCCAGGGAGTTGGCCGGTAAATTAGGCGCGACCGCGGCCGAACTGCTGATCCACGGAAAATCCGGTCTGCTGGTAGGGACAAAATCTGACCGGGTAAATCCGGTCCCGCTCAACAAAGTTGGTAAATTGATCAAAAAGATCGAACTGGAACAGCTCCGGATCGCGGAAATGCTCTCGGTTTAG